In Castor canadensis chromosome 11, mCasCan1.hap1v2, whole genome shotgun sequence, a single genomic region encodes these proteins:
- the Nat9 gene encoding alpha/beta-tubulin-N-acetyltransferase 9 — protein sequence MLTRMREGWPPAWRGSVAGWERLTTSCVAGAFLYGAWAFIMRLNENTMLLGKKVVLVPYTSEHVPRYHEWMKSEELQRLTASEPLTLEQEYSMQCSWREDADKCTFIVLDAEKWQAQAGLTEESCMTGDVNLFLTDLDDPTLGEIEVMIAEPSCRGQGFGTEAALLMMSYGVTKLGLTRFEAKIGQGNEPSIRMFQKLHFEQVAVNSIFQEVTFRLTMNESEQQWLLEQTSHMEEKPYREGLAEPSRF from the exons ATGCTTACGCGCATGCGAGAAGGGTGGCCGCCGGCCTGGCGGGGAAGCGTGGCTGGCTGGGAGAGGCTGACCACCAGCTGTGTTGCAGGCGCTTTCCTCTACGGGGCATGG GCTTTTATCATGAGGTTGAACGAGAACACCATGCTGCTGGGGAAGAAGGTGGTCTTGGTACCCTACACCTCTGAACACGTGCCTAG ATACCATGAGTGGATGAAATCGGAAGAACTGCAGCGTTTGACAGCCTCAGAGCCTCtgaccctggagcaggagtattCGATGCAGTGCAGCTGGCGGGAAGATGCAGACA AGTGCACCTTCATTGTGCTGGATGCAGAGAAGTGGcaggcccaggcaggcctcaCTGAAGAGAGCTGCATGACAGGAGATGTGAATCTCTTCCTCACAGATCTAGACGACCCCACCTTGGGGGAGATTGAGGTCATGATTGCAG AGCCCAGCTGCAGGGGCCAAGGCTTTGGCACTGAGGCCGCTCTCCTGATGATGTCCTATG GAGTGACCAAGCTAGGTCTGACCAGGTTTGAGGCTAAAATCGGGCAAGGAAATGAACCGAGCATCCGGATGTTCCAGAAGCTTCACTTTGAGCAG GTGGCTGTGAACAGCATTTTCCAGGAGGTGACATTCAGACTGACAATGAATGAATCAGAGCAGCAGTGGCTTCTGGAACAGACCAGCCACATGGAAGAGAAACCCTATAGAGAGGGTTTGGCAGAGCCCTCCCGTTTCTAA